A single window of Chloroflexota bacterium DNA harbors:
- the secY gene encoding preprotein translocase subunit SecY, with amino-acid sequence MIQTAITAFRLPDVRRKILFTIGLLVLFRLVAHIPMPGVATDRLQEFFEGNQLLGFLNLLSGGALENFSIVALGVYPYVTAMIAFQVLTPLIPRLQELSKEGESGRKKIAQYTRIATVPFAMLQGFGQITLLRSSQADLISPSLGAPEIVAMLIVMAAGSMFLLWLGELITENGVGNGVSIIIFAGIVAGAPQAVGQALFAGENIGGFLAVVVIGLAMISAIVFVQEAQRRIPVHYAKRVRGNRMYGGQSTHIPLKVNSAGMIPLIFAFSFMLLPGTIASYFEGTDITWLAGLASGIANAMSPSNFIYWVATFFLVIAFTYFYTLVIFQQQNLAENLQKNGGFIPGIRPGRPTQQYLMRVVNRLTVAGSLFLGFVAVLPFLAQLVTNVNAVALSSTGLLIVVGVVLDTMRQLEAQLLMRNYEGFIR; translated from the coding sequence GTGATCCAGACCGCCATCACCGCGTTCCGATTGCCGGATGTGCGCCGGAAGATCCTGTTCACGATTGGCCTCCTGGTGCTCTTTCGCCTCGTGGCGCATATCCCCATGCCGGGGGTGGCGACGGATCGGCTGCAGGAGTTCTTCGAGGGCAATCAGCTCCTCGGATTTCTGAATCTGCTTTCGGGCGGCGCGCTCGAAAACTTTTCCATCGTGGCCCTGGGCGTCTATCCCTACGTCACCGCGATGATTGCGTTTCAGGTCCTCACGCCGCTGATTCCGCGGTTGCAGGAGCTTTCCAAGGAAGGCGAGAGCGGACGCAAGAAAATCGCACAGTACACGCGAATTGCCACGGTTCCGTTCGCCATGCTGCAAGGCTTCGGCCAGATCACGCTGCTGCGGAGCTCGCAGGCCGATTTGATCTCGCCCTCTCTGGGAGCCCCCGAGATCGTGGCCATGCTGATCGTCATGGCCGCCGGGTCGATGTTCCTCTTGTGGCTCGGCGAGCTGATCACGGAAAACGGCGTGGGCAACGGCGTCTCCATCATCATCTTTGCGGGCATCGTGGCGGGGGCGCCGCAGGCCGTGGGACAGGCCCTGTTCGCCGGGGAGAACATCGGCGGATTCCTGGCAGTGGTGGTGATTGGCCTGGCGATGATCAGCGCGATCGTGTTTGTACAGGAGGCGCAACGGCGCATCCCCGTGCACTACGCCAAGCGCGTGCGCGGCAATCGTATGTACGGCGGCCAGAGCACGCACATTCCGCTCAAGGTGAACTCGGCGGGAATGATTCCGCTGATCTTCGCCTTCTCCTTCATGCTGCTGCCGGGAACCATTGCCAGCTACTTCGAGGGCACCGACATCACCTGGTTGGCCGGCCTGGCCAGCGGCATTGCCAATGCCATGAGCCCCAGCAATTTCATCTACTGGGTTGCGACGTTCTTCCTGGTGATCGCCTTCACCTACTTCTACACCTTGGTCATCTTTCAACAGCAGAACCTGGCGGAGAACCTGCAGAAGAATGGCGGCTTCATTCCGGGGATACGGCCGGGCCGTCCCACGCAGCAGTACCTGATGCGCGTGGTGAATCGCCTGACGGTGGCAGGGTCGCTGTTCCTTGGGTTCGTCGCCGTGCTTCCCTTCCTGGCGCAGCTGGTGACCAACGTCAACGCCGTGGCGCTCAGCAGCACGGGATTGCTGATCGTGGTCGGCGTCGTGCTCGACACCATGCGGCAGCTCGAGGCCCAACTCTTGATGCGCAACTACGAAGGATTCATCCGGTAG
- the rplO gene encoding 50S ribosomal protein L15, producing MKPHELVRTSRRRRRRQRVGRGEGSGRGKTSGRGMLGQGARSGSGPTPGFEGGQTPLLRRFPARRGFTNDRFRTDYQPVNLGRLAQFDEGSVVGGDELRARGIIDDGLFKILAGGELPHALTIRAPKFSAAAKKKIEEAGGTAEEIPA from the coding sequence GTGAAGCCCCACGAGCTTGTTCGAACGTCGCGACGGCGACGACGTCGCCAACGGGTCGGTCGCGGCGAAGGCAGCGGGCGCGGCAAGACCTCCGGTCGCGGCATGTTGGGCCAGGGCGCGCGAAGCGGGTCGGGGCCGACGCCGGGATTCGAGGGCGGCCAAACACCGCTCCTGCGGCGCTTTCCGGCCCGCCGCGGATTCACCAACGACCGATTTCGGACGGACTACCAGCCGGTGAACCTGGGCCGTCTGGCTCAGTTTGACGAAGGGTCCGTGGTGGGGGGCGATGAGCTGCGCGCCCGCGGCATCATCGACGACGGCCTGTTCAAAATCCTGGCGGGCGGCGAATTGCCGCATGCGCTGACGATTCGCGCACCCAAGTTTTCGGCTGCGGCCAAGAAGAAGATCGAGGAGGCCGGCGGCACCGCCGAGGAAATTCCTGCGTGA
- the rpmD gene encoding 50S ribosomal protein L30: MASAKLHLRQVRSSIGTTRRQQETLRALGLGRIGKTAEREQSAAIDGMLVVVGHLVECRREAAE; this comes from the coding sequence ATGGCTAGCGCGAAGCTGCATCTGCGGCAGGTGCGGAGTTCAATCGGCACCACGCGTCGCCAGCAGGAAACGCTGCGCGCGCTGGGTCTGGGCCGGATTGGCAAGACCGCCGAGCGCGAGCAGTCGGCGGCGATCGACGGCATGCTCGTGGTGGTGGGACACCTCGTCGAATGCCGCCGTGAGGCCGCGGAGTAA
- the rpsE gene encoding 30S ribosomal protein S5 yields MQFDGRGRRQASFLDADGERQRFEDRVVRIKRVSKVVRGGRRFGFNAIVVVGDRNGRVGVSVGRAREVADAIQKGQERARRGMFDVPLTEDGSIPHYVEARFRASKVILRPAGSGTGVIAGGAVRAVLELAGVRNVLTKIIGSSNAINVVQATVEALQALSDPSEQRALRLAQIDSGGDG; encoded by the coding sequence ATGCAGTTTGATGGTCGCGGGCGACGACAAGCCAGCTTTCTGGACGCTGATGGCGAGCGCCAGCGATTCGAAGATCGCGTGGTGCGAATCAAGCGTGTATCGAAAGTTGTCCGGGGCGGGCGCCGCTTTGGCTTCAACGCCATCGTGGTGGTGGGCGATCGCAACGGTCGGGTCGGCGTCAGCGTCGGCCGGGCCCGCGAAGTGGCGGACGCCATTCAGAAGGGCCAGGAGCGTGCGCGCCGCGGCATGTTCGACGTGCCGCTCACCGAGGATGGCTCCATCCCGCACTACGTGGAGGCAAGATTCCGCGCGTCCAAGGTCATCCTGCGTCCGGCCGGCTCGGGGACAGGCGTGATCGCGGGCGGCGCCGTGCGCGCCGTGTTGGAGTTGGCCGGTGTGCGAAATGTGCTCACGAAGATCATCGGCTCGTCGAACGCCATCAACGTTGTTCAGGCAACCGTTGAAGCCCTGCAGGCGCTGAGCGACCCGAGCGAGCAGCGGGCGCTGCGACTGGCCCAGATCGATTCAGGCGGCGATGGCTAG
- the rplR gene encoding 50S ribosomal protein L18, with the protein MATHSRRASRLRRHQRLRMRVRGTAERPRLAVFRSLKHTYAQVIDDARGVTLAAASTLDSDAGEGSRREQASGVGRAIAERAKALKVSRVVFDRGGFAYAGRVKAVADAARADGLEF; encoded by the coding sequence ATGGCGACGCACTCACGGCGCGCCAGCCGATTGCGGCGCCATCAACGCCTCCGGATGCGGGTTCGCGGCACGGCGGAGCGTCCGCGCTTGGCCGTATTTCGCAGTTTGAAGCACACCTACGCCCAGGTGATCGACGACGCCCGCGGAGTCACGCTGGCCGCTGCCTCGACGCTTGATTCGGACGCGGGCGAGGGCTCGAGGCGGGAGCAGGCCAGCGGCGTGGGTCGCGCCATCGCCGAGCGCGCCAAGGCGCTGAAGGTGTCGCGCGTGGTATTCGATCGCGGCGGATTTGCCTACGCCGGCCGCGTGAAGGCCGTGGCGGACGCGGCGCGCGCCGATGGGCTGGAGTTCTAA
- the rplF gene encoding 50S ribosomal protein L6, which yields MSRIGQLPLPIPAGVTVNIGDGNAVEVKGPRGSLARALPVSMTITAADGMVQVTRPNDERKQRALHGLTRQLLANMVMGVTEGFQKRLEIQGTGYRASLQGRALDLQLGFSHPQVIRPPEGVDIQVPDPTRIVVEGIDKEAVGQIAAEIRAVRPADPYKGKGVRYAGEYVRQKPGKTAAGLATA from the coding sequence ATGTCACGCATCGGCCAGCTTCCCCTACCAATCCCCGCTGGGGTGACGGTGAACATCGGCGACGGCAACGCGGTTGAAGTCAAGGGGCCGCGGGGCTCGCTAGCGCGCGCCCTACCCGTGTCGATGACGATCACCGCGGCCGATGGCATGGTGCAGGTGACCCGACCGAATGACGAGCGCAAGCAGCGGGCGCTGCATGGCCTGACGCGTCAACTACTGGCAAATATGGTGATGGGCGTCACTGAAGGCTTTCAGAAGCGCCTCGAGATTCAAGGCACGGGATACCGCGCCTCGCTCCAGGGCCGCGCTCTGGATTTGCAGTTGGGGTTCTCGCATCCGCAGGTGATCAGGCCGCCGGAGGGCGTGGACATTCAGGTGCCAGACCCAACGCGCATCGTGGTCGAGGGGATCGACAAAGAGGCCGTGGGTCAGATTGCCGCCGAGATTCGCGCGGTGCGTCCGGCCGATCCTTACAAGGGCAAGGGCGTCCGCTATGCCGGCGAGTATGTCCGGCAGAAGCCCGGCAAGACCGCTGCCGGATTGGCGACCGCCTGA
- the rpsH gene encoding 30S ribosomal protein S8, with amino-acid sequence MTDPIADMLTRMRNAVTARHRKVRVPHSGLKEGIAELLRAEGFIAGFSVVEESPRASLEIDLRYDANDEPLLRGSKRVSRPGLRVYTRAREIPRVMGGIGVALVSTSSGLMTGSEARRRRLGGEVLAFVW; translated from the coding sequence ATGACTGACCCTATTGCCGACATGCTGACGCGGATGCGCAACGCCGTGACGGCGCGCCACCGCAAGGTGCGGGTGCCGCATTCCGGGCTCAAGGAAGGTATCGCTGAGCTGCTGCGCGCTGAAGGCTTTATCGCCGGCTTTTCCGTGGTCGAAGAGTCGCCGCGGGCGTCACTTGAAATCGACCTGCGGTACGACGCCAACGACGAGCCATTGCTGCGAGGCTCGAAGCGCGTGAGCCGACCGGGCCTGCGCGTGTACACCCGCGCCCGCGAGATCCCGCGCGTGATGGGCGGTATCGGCGTGGCCCTGGTCTCGACGTCCAGTGGACTGATGACCGGCAGCGAGGCGCGACGGCGCCGACTCGGTGGCGAAGTGCTCGCCTTCGTCTGGTAG
- a CDS encoding type Z 30S ribosomal protein S14, with protein MAKKCKIVKWERERNAFNSPNFDERSLRGRKLRYKVRYRNRCVLCGRPRAFIRRFDLCRICFRTLAAQGEIPGVTKSSW; from the coding sequence ATGGCCAAGAAGTGCAAAATCGTGAAATGGGAGCGCGAGCGAAACGCGTTCAACTCGCCGAACTTCGACGAGCGATCGCTGCGTGGCCGGAAGCTTCGCTACAAGGTGCGCTATCGCAATCGCTGCGTGCTATGCGGCCGACCGCGGGCATTCATTCGGCGGTTCGATCTCTGCCGAATCTGTTTTCGCACCCTGGCGGCACAGGGTGAGATTCCCGGCGTGACGAAGTCGAGCTGGTAG
- the rplE gene encoding 50S ribosomal protein L5, with the protein MARLLDRYRESIRPELQRDLGLGNLHEVPRLEKVVVNVGIGAALSNDAIVDHTVRDIAAATGQRPIVTRARRSVAAFRLRAGQRVGVKTTLRGRRMYEFVDRLINLALPRLRDFRGLSPRAFDGRGNYSIGLPEQLVFPEIDYDSIDQIRGLEVTMVTSAQTDAHARRLLEAIGLPFERKEAI; encoded by the coding sequence ATGGCACGCTTGCTTGACCGATATCGAGAGTCAATTCGCCCCGAATTGCAACGGGACCTTGGGCTCGGCAACCTCCACGAGGTGCCGCGGCTGGAGAAGGTCGTGGTGAACGTCGGCATCGGCGCGGCGCTGAGCAACGACGCGATCGTGGACCACACGGTGCGCGATATCGCCGCGGCCACGGGTCAGCGGCCGATCGTGACGCGGGCGCGGCGCAGCGTGGCGGCCTTTCGCCTGCGCGCGGGCCAGCGCGTGGGCGTGAAGACCACACTGCGCGGCCGGCGGATGTATGAGTTCGTCGACCGGTTGATCAACCTGGCGCTGCCGCGGCTGCGCGACTTTCGCGGTTTGTCGCCGCGGGCCTTCGATGGACGCGGCAACTACTCGATCGGCCTGCCCGAGCAGCTGGTCTTTCCCGAAATCGACTACGACTCGATCGACCAAATCCGTGGTCTGGAAGTCACCATGGTCACCAGCGCGCAGACCGATGCGCACGCGCGACGCTTGCTGGAGGCCATCGGTCTGCCGTTCGAACGCAAAGAAGCCATCTAG
- the rplX gene encoding 50S ribosomal protein L24, giving the protein MAGPHRFRLRKGDTVEVLTGRDKGRQGAIERVVPETGQLVVEAINVRKRHTKPRAIGQRAGIIEFNAPLDASNVMLVCPHCGARSRIGIRVGRRGARIRHCKSCNEPLDE; this is encoded by the coding sequence ATGGCCGGCCCGCACCGATTTCGGCTCCGCAAGGGTGACACCGTCGAGGTGCTCACCGGGCGTGACAAGGGTCGCCAGGGCGCCATCGAACGCGTCGTGCCGGAAACGGGTCAGCTCGTGGTTGAAGCCATCAATGTGCGCAAGCGGCACACCAAGCCGCGGGCCATTGGTCAGCGGGCCGGTATCATTGAGTTCAACGCCCCGCTCGACGCCTCGAACGTCATGCTGGTCTGCCCGCATTGCGGCGCGCGTTCCCGAATTGGGATTCGCGTGGGTCGTCGCGGGGCGCGAATCCGCCACTGCAAGAGCTGCAACGAACCACTGGACGAGTGA
- the rplN gene encoding 50S ribosomal protein L14, with protein MVQQQSRLKVADNSGAREIMCIRVLGGSGRKYAGVGDIVVASVKQAAPNSPVPKGSVVQAVVVRVAKEYRRVDGSRIRFDDNAAVVLDGTAPRGTRIFGPVARELRERRFMRIVSLAPEVL; from the coding sequence ATGGTTCAACAACAGAGCCGGCTCAAGGTCGCCGACAACAGCGGCGCGCGCGAAATCATGTGCATCCGCGTGCTCGGCGGTTCCGGCCGCAAGTACGCCGGCGTGGGCGACATCGTGGTGGCCAGCGTCAAGCAAGCCGCGCCCAATAGCCCCGTGCCGAAGGGCAGCGTGGTGCAGGCGGTGGTCGTGCGCGTCGCGAAGGAATACCGACGCGTCGACGGATCGCGAATTCGCTTTGACGATAACGCGGCCGTCGTCTTGGACGGCACGGCGCCGCGCGGCACGCGCATCTTCGGCCCCGTGGCGCGAGAGCTCCGCGAGCGGCGCTTCATGCGCATCGTGTCGCTGGCGCCCGAGGTGCTCTGA
- the rpmC gene encoding 50S ribosomal protein L29 has protein sequence MAEIRALDPDALETRRREAKEELFRLRLQHATLQLTATSRLRELRRDVAQIMTVQRERELVGAVAVEEDA, from the coding sequence CTGGCAGAGATTCGGGCGCTTGATCCCGATGCCTTGGAGACCCGACGCCGAGAGGCGAAGGAAGAGCTGTTCCGCCTGCGTCTGCAGCATGCGACCCTCCAGCTCACCGCGACCTCGCGGCTGCGTGAGTTGCGGCGCGACGTCGCGCAGATCATGACCGTGCAGCGTGAGCGCGAGCTTGTTGGCGCCGTTGCCGTGGAAGAGGACGCGTGA
- the rplP gene encoding 50S ribosomal protein L16, with protein MLMPRRTKFRKAHRGRRRGRAARGNDLQFGEVGLQALSAGWVDSREIEAARRAITHAIHRGGQVWIRLFPDKPVSAKPAETRMGSGKGNVDHWVAVVKPGRVLFEIAGIDEELGREAMRLASHKISVATRVITRNREVVVG; from the coding sequence ATGTTGATGCCCAGGCGAACCAAGTTCCGCAAGGCTCACCGCGGCCGGCGGCGCGGCCGCGCCGCGCGCGGCAATGACTTGCAGTTCGGAGAAGTCGGGCTGCAGGCGCTCAGCGCAGGCTGGGTTGACAGCCGAGAGATCGAGGCGGCGCGGCGCGCCATCACCCACGCCATCCACCGCGGCGGCCAGGTGTGGATTCGGCTCTTTCCCGACAAGCCGGTCAGCGCCAAGCCGGCCGAGACGCGCATGGGGAGCGGCAAGGGCAACGTGGACCATTGGGTGGCCGTGGTGAAGCCCGGTCGCGTGCTGTTTGAAATCGCGGGCATCGATGAGGAACTCGGCCGAGAGGCCATGCGACTCGCGTCGCACAAGATCTCCGTGGCGACCCGCGTCATCACCCGAAATCGCGAGGTGGTCGTTGGCTGA
- the rpsC gene encoding 30S ribosomal protein S3, whose protein sequence is MGRKVHPIAYRLGYTKRWLSTWYADRDYTALLAEDFQIRKIVRQFLDNPPGRRDQRRGGRRRGFGAGVSRIEIERQVSQLRVIIHTARPGIVIGRGGSNREEIQRLLELHTKKRTVVDVQEIGQPELDAFLVARNVAEQLERRVSFRRAMKVTAERSMRAGALGVKVMVSGRLGGREMARTEFELSGTVPLQTLDADIDYGFTEARTAQGRIGVKAWIHRRDALSDTADMLAGRVGRTGMGGRRAPRGN, encoded by the coding sequence ATGGGCCGAAAAGTTCACCCAATCGCCTATCGCCTCGGGTACACCAAGCGCTGGCTCAGCACGTGGTACGCCGACCGCGACTACACGGCGCTGCTGGCCGAGGATTTTCAGATCCGCAAGATCGTGCGGCAGTTCCTCGACAACCCGCCCGGACGGCGCGATCAGCGTCGCGGCGGACGGCGGCGCGGATTCGGCGCCGGCGTCTCGCGCATTGAGATCGAGCGCCAGGTCAGCCAGCTGCGCGTGATCATTCACACAGCGCGACCGGGCATCGTGATTGGCCGCGGGGGAAGCAACCGTGAGGAAATCCAGCGCTTGCTGGAGTTGCACACCAAGAAACGCACCGTCGTCGACGTTCAGGAAATAGGTCAGCCCGAGTTGGACGCGTTCCTGGTGGCGCGCAACGTGGCCGAGCAGCTGGAGCGCCGAGTGTCCTTCCGGCGGGCCATGAAGGTCACCGCCGAGCGCAGCATGCGCGCCGGCGCCCTGGGCGTGAAGGTCATGGTGAGCGGCCGCCTGGGCGGGCGAGAGATGGCGCGGACCGAGTTCGAGCTCAGCGGCACGGTGCCGCTGCAGACGCTCGACGCCGACATTGACTACGGCTTCACCGAAGCTCGCACGGCGCAGGGGCGCATCGGCGTCAAGGCGTGGATCCATCGCCGCGACGCGCTGAGCGACACCGCGGATATGCTGGCCGGCCGCGTCGGCCGGACCGGGATGGGCGGTCGACGCGCCCCGAGAGGCAACTAG
- the rplV gene encoding 50S ribosomal protein L22 encodes MQVWATAKYVRMAPRRARLVANEVRGLRPEVALATLAHLPQRAAFEIAKVLKSALANAEHNYGLERESLIVRDVRVDQGPSLKRYRAKARGRPGFYRKRSAHITVVVDDESE; translated from the coding sequence ATGCAAGTCTGGGCAACGGCCAAGTACGTGCGCATGGCGCCACGACGCGCGCGCCTGGTGGCCAATGAGGTTCGGGGATTGCGCCCGGAGGTTGCCTTGGCAACGCTGGCGCACCTGCCCCAGCGCGCGGCGTTCGAGATTGCCAAGGTGCTGAAATCGGCATTGGCGAATGCCGAGCACAACTACGGCCTAGAGCGGGAAAGCCTGATCGTGCGGGACGTGCGCGTCGATCAAGGGCCTTCGCTGAAGCGCTATCGCGCGAAAGCTCGCGGGCGCCCGGGGTTCTATCGGAAGCGGTCCGCCCACATCACCGTCGTCGTGGACGACGAAAGCGAATAA
- the rpsS gene encoding 30S ribosomal protein S19 — protein sequence MSRSSKKGWYIDPKLEKRVAEASRSRQKQVIRTWSRASVIHPEMVGLTIAVHDGRRHVPVYVTENMVGHRLGEFAPTRTYRSHSQAGSRVAAQQQGAR from the coding sequence ATGTCACGAAGCTCGAAAAAAGGCTGGTACATCGACCCCAAGCTGGAGAAGCGCGTGGCCGAAGCGAGCCGCAGCCGGCAAAAGCAGGTCATTCGCACCTGGAGCCGGGCAAGCGTGATCCATCCGGAAATGGTTGGGCTCACCATCGCCGTGCATGACGGTCGACGCCATGTGCCGGTGTACGTCACGGAAAACATGGTGGGCCATCGCCTCGGCGAATTTGCGCCCACTCGCACCTATCGCAGCCACAGCCAGGCGGGGTCGCGCGTGGCGGCGCAGCAGCAGGGAGCACGCTAG
- the rplB gene encoding 50S ribosomal protein L2 translates to MGLRTYDPTSPGRRGYVSVDHEEVTESKPHKPLLRPLTERAGRNNQGRITVRHRGGGAKRRYRVIDWRRNKPGVPATIASIEYDPNRSAHIALLVYADGEKRYILAPQGLRVGAEVVSGPKAEPRVGNAMRLADMPAGTEVHAVELVPGGGAKLIRSAGMGGQLMAKDRGLATLRLPSGEMRQVPLAGMATVGRVGNQDHSNQSAGKAGRIRWRRRRPQVRGSAMTPRDHPHGGGEGKAPVGLPGPKTPWGKPAHGRRTRLGRRRSDRYIIRRRRR, encoded by the coding sequence ATGGGACTTCGCACCTACGATCCGACCTCTCCGGGGCGCCGGGGCTACGTGTCGGTCGATCACGAGGAAGTGACCGAGTCCAAGCCGCACAAGCCGCTGTTGCGACCGCTGACCGAACGAGCCGGACGCAACAACCAGGGCCGCATCACGGTGCGACACCGCGGCGGCGGGGCCAAGCGCCGCTATCGCGTGATTGACTGGCGCCGCAACAAGCCGGGCGTGCCCGCAACTATCGCGAGCATCGAATATGACCCGAATCGATCGGCTCACATCGCACTGCTGGTGTATGCCGACGGCGAGAAGCGCTACATCCTGGCGCCGCAGGGCCTGCGGGTTGGCGCCGAGGTCGTCTCGGGGCCAAAGGCCGAGCCGCGCGTCGGCAATGCCATGCGCTTGGCGGACATGCCGGCCGGGACCGAGGTGCACGCGGTCGAGCTGGTGCCCGGTGGCGGGGCCAAGCTGATTCGCAGCGCCGGCATGGGCGGACAGCTGATGGCCAAGGACCGCGGCCTGGCCACGCTGCGGCTGCCGTCGGGCGAAATGCGGCAGGTCCCGCTGGCCGGCATGGCCACCGTGGGCCGCGTCGGGAACCAGGATCACAGCAACCAATCGGCCGGCAAGGCCGGGCGCATTCGCTGGCGCCGCCGCCGGCCGCAGGTGCGGGGCTCGGCCATGACGCCGCGCGATCATCCGCACGGCGGCGGCGAAGGGAAGGCCCCAGTGGGACTCCCCGGCCCGAAGACGCCGTGGGGCAAGCCGGCCCATGGGCGACGGACCCGCCTCGGGCGGCGCCGCAGCGATCGCTATATCATTCGACGCCGCAGGAGATAG
- the rplW gene encoding 50S ribosomal protein L23 — MADPADIVIRPVVTEKSTTLVEDRKYVFEVHPTASKHMIREAVEALFRVDVTGVNVMNLRGKPRRFGRFTGYRSSKRRAIVTLAEGHAIDIYPGT, encoded by the coding sequence ATGGCTGATCCCGCCGACATCGTGATTCGACCAGTGGTGACCGAAAAGTCGACCACGCTCGTGGAAGATCGCAAGTACGTGTTCGAAGTGCATCCCACGGCGTCCAAACACATGATTCGGGAAGCCGTTGAGGCCCTGTTCCGCGTGGACGTGACCGGCGTGAATGTCATGAATCTTCGCGGCAAACCGCGGCGATTCGGGCGGTTCACCGGCTACCGATCCTCCAAGCGCAGGGCCATCGTGACGCTCGCCGAGGGGCACGCCATCGACATCTATCCAGGAACCTAG
- the rplD gene encoding 50S ribosomal protein L4 has product MAANDTAPVAPVDTDLFGDPGARDELLRRAAIVGAQRRRQSTSSTQTRGEVTASAQKLYRQKGVGRARAGSASAGQRRGGAVTFGPRPRTVRRRLSRRERREALRSLLAQKAQADRVHRVEAWGDSPKTKERAAWLADAGLAGRLLLLDAEPPEALRRSSRNIPGVTVERADAVGFMDVAAADHVVATDAALEVLRGVRNG; this is encoded by the coding sequence ATGGCTGCCAATGACACGGCGCCGGTCGCGCCCGTCGACACCGACTTGTTCGGCGATCCCGGAGCGCGGGACGAGCTTCTGCGTCGGGCGGCCATCGTCGGCGCGCAGCGCCGTCGGCAAAGCACGAGCAGCACGCAGACACGTGGCGAGGTAACGGCGAGCGCGCAAAAGCTCTACCGCCAGAAGGGCGTGGGACGCGCGCGCGCCGGCAGCGCGTCCGCCGGACAACGGCGGGGCGGCGCGGTAACCTTTGGACCCCGTCCGCGCACCGTGCGGCGCCGGCTCAGTCGTCGCGAGCGGCGCGAGGCGCTGCGCAGTCTGTTGGCGCAAAAGGCGCAGGCCGATCGCGTGCATCGCGTCGAAGCCTGGGGAGATTCGCCAAAGACCAAGGAACGCGCAGCCTGGCTGGCCGACGCCGGATTGGCCGGACGATTGCTGCTGCTCGATGCCGAGCCGCCCGAGGCGCTCCGGCGATCCTCACGCAACATTCCGGGCGTGACGGTGGAGCGCGCCGATGCCGTGGGATTCATGGATGTTGCCGCAGCCGATCACGTCGTGGCGACCGACGCCGCGCTCGAGGTCCTGCGGGGAGTTCGCAATGGCTGA
- the rplC gene encoding 50S ribosomal protein L3, whose translation MATGILGRKLGMTQRFDDAGHAFGVTLIEAGPCTVTDVRTVERDGYIALQLGFDATRDSRLSRAERGHLQDAPAYRVLREFRLDSAPDLDVGAEVRADMFAPGDLVDVTGISKGKGFAGVVRRHNFRGGPRTHGQSDRLRAPGSVGAGTSPSRVFKGMRMAGRMGGKRVTAKRLRVEHVDAEKNYIVLRGAVPGPRKGILVVRPTSRHGSRD comes from the coding sequence ATGGCCACTGGAATCCTTGGGCGCAAGCTCGGCATGACCCAACGCTTCGACGACGCTGGGCACGCCTTTGGCGTGACATTGATCGAGGCCGGCCCATGTACGGTGACCGACGTGCGGACGGTGGAGCGCGATGGCTACATCGCGCTGCAACTGGGATTCGACGCGACCCGCGATTCGCGGCTTTCGCGAGCGGAGCGAGGACACCTGCAGGATGCGCCGGCCTACCGCGTGCTGCGCGAATTTCGCCTGGACAGCGCGCCTGACCTCGACGTGGGCGCTGAGGTGCGGGCCGACATGTTTGCGCCCGGCGACCTGGTTGACGTGACGGGCATCTCGAAGGGCAAAGGCTTTGCCGGCGTCGTGCGGCGTCACAACTTTCGGGGTGGGCCGCGCACGCACGGCCAGTCGGACCGGCTGCGGGCTCCCGGATCGGTGGGCGCGGGTACTAGCCCGAGTCGCGTGTTCAAGGGCATGCGCATGGCCGGCCGCATGGGCGGCAAGCGCGTGACCGCCAAGCGCCTGCGGGTGGAGCACGTGGACGCGGAGAAGAACTACATCGTGTTGCGCGGCGCCGTGCCTGGTCCGCGCAAGGGGATCCTCGTGGTACGTCCGACATCGCGACATGGGAGCCGGGATTGA
- the rpsJ gene encoding 30S ribosomal protein S10: MRIRLKAYDHKVLDDAARRIIEAADRTGADVRGPIPLPTQKKKWTVIRSPFIDKDSREQFEMRTHKRLIDVIDPTQQTMDELLRLQLAAGVDIELKS; the protein is encoded by the coding sequence ATTCGCATTCGCCTCAAGGCCTACGATCACAAGGTCCTCGACGATGCCGCCCGACGCATCATCGAGGCGGCGGATCGCACCGGGGCGGACGTGCGCGGCCCGATTCCGCTTCCCACGCAGAAGAAAAAGTGGACGGTCATCCGATCGCCCTTCATCGACAAGGATTCGCGTGAGCAGTTCGAGATGCGCACCCATAAGCGCCTCATCGACGTGATCGACCCGACGCAGCAGACGATGGACGAGCTGCTGCGGCTGCAGCTTGCCGCCGGTGTCGACATCGAGCTGAAGTCCTAG